TAGCAGCGGAGGTAATAGTAATACCGCGTTCTTTCTCCTGTTCCATCCAGTCCATGGTTGCGGCGCCGTCATGCACCTCTCCCATTCGGTGAGTAATACCGGTGTAAAAAAGGATTCGCTCCGTAACCGTTGTCTTACCGGCATCGATGTGAGCCATGATACCGATATTACGGGTACGCTTAATCCTGTCTATAATTTTCGGGTCTGTTTTTGTAGTAGCTTCAGCCATTATTCTAAACTATGTCGTATATAAATCGTTATTAAAATCTAAAGTGAGCAAACGCCTTGTTTGCTTCAGCCATGCGGTGAACTTCATCTTTCTTTCTAACCGCACCGCCTTCGTTATTGGATGCATCCATCAATTCCCTGGAAAGTCTTCGGGCCATTGACTTGTCGTTTCTGCTGGAAGATGCCTTAATGATCCAGCGCATGCCCAGTGCCGTGCTTCTGTCAGGCCTAACTTCAACGGGCACCTGATAAGTAGAGCCGCCGACTCGTCGTGAACGAACCTCTACTACCGGAGAAACATTACTCATGGCGTTTTTGAAAACTTCCATGCCGTCTTCACCGGTCTTCTCTTCAATAATTTCAAATGCTTGATACAATATCTTTCTTGCAACGTTTTTCTTTCCGTCTCTCATCAGGTTGTTCACGAAACGGGTAACCAGCTTATCCCCAAATACGGGATCCGGTTGTACATCACGTTTATCTGCTGTTTTTCTTCTCATATTCTTGTCAGTTTATTTCCTACTGATAACGTTATCTTATTACTTAGGCTTCTTGGTACCGTAAAGGCTACGACCTTGCTTACGATCGTCAACGCCTGCCGTATCAAGAGTTCCACGTACAATATGGTAACGAACACCGGGCAAGTCTTTGACACGACCGCCACGAATCAATACGATACTGTGTTCCTGAAGATTGTGACCTTCACCGGGGATGTAAGCAGTAACTTCCATTCCGTTAGTCAGACGAACACGAGCAACCTTACGCAATGCGGAGTTCGGCTTCTTTGGAGTTGTGGTGTAAACACGGACGCAAACGCCACGCTTCTGTGGGCATCCTTCCAAAGCAGGAGCAGTTGTTTTGCTCTTCTTACTTTTTCTACCTTTTCTAATAAGTTGTTGTATTGTAGGCACGATTTTAACGCTTAATTGATTTTTCGGTCGAACAAGAGTTGCCAATGATAAGGAATTTACACCCAAAATGGCAAGAAGAATTGACTAAATATTTTCACTTTTTTCCCTTATTGTTGAGTTCTGCGTAATTCACCTGCAAATACCTCTATAAGTACCGTATTATTAAGATAAACTTATATATATCAATATATCAATTTGAAATTAATTGACCTTTCAGACCTTAGCACCAAAAGACTGAATGCCCTGGCGGAGGCCGGAATTGAGAGCGTGGGTGACCTGCTCAATTTCTTCCCAAGACGGTATTTAGACCGTACTACCGTTAGTCCTATCGACCGGCTCACCGGGCGGGGTGAAGAGGTAACCGTGGTGGGACGTGTGAAGGATATCCATGAGGCCGGTTACCGCAGAAAGAAACGTCTCGAAGTCATTATCCAGGATGAGACAGGTACCATGAAAGGAGTATGGTTTAAGGGAGTTTCCTATTTCAAGAAAACTTTCAAAGAAGATGAGATTGTGGCTTTCTTCGGAAAGGCAAAACGGTACGGACGCTCCATATCCATCGCTCATCCCGATGTGGATAAAGTGGGCGACCCCAGTGACCTGCAGGACCTCACCCGAATTGTACCCGTTTATCCGGGCAACAAGCAGTTTTCGAAAACTTATATCACCAGTAAACTTATTCACCAGTGGGTTAGCACGGTACTTAAACATGTACAGCCACCTGAATTTATCCCAAAAGAGATTTTAAAGGAGCAGGACCTGCCCGGAAGGAAGGAGGCCTACCGGATGATTCACCTGCCGGAATCACGGAATGAATACCTCAAAGCAAGGGAGCGATTTAAGTTTGAAGAGTTTTTCCTTTTTGAACTCAGCATAGCTAAAGTTAAGCACCGAATCGTTGAGCGCGCCAGCGGACATGTATTTAGCAATTTGGATAACTACACGAAACGTTTTTTCAACGAGCACCTGCCTTTTGAGTTAACCGAGGGGCAGAAGCAGGCATTGTCCGACATCAAGCAGGATGTTCGGTCCGGCCAGCAGATGAACCGGCTGCTTC
This genomic interval from Halalkalibaculum roseum contains the following:
- the rpsG gene encoding 30S ribosomal protein S7, encoding MRRKTADKRDVQPDPVFGDKLVTRFVNNLMRDGKKNVARKILYQAFEIIEEKTGEDGMEVFKNAMSNVSPVVEVRSRRVGGSTYQVPVEVRPDRSTALGMRWIIKASSSRNDKSMARRLSRELMDASNNEGGAVRKKDEVHRMAEANKAFAHFRF
- the rpsL gene encoding 30S ribosomal protein S12; translation: MPTIQQLIRKGRKSKKSKTTAPALEGCPQKRGVCVRVYTTTPKKPNSALRKVARVRLTNGMEVTAYIPGEGHNLQEHSIVLIRGGRVKDLPGVRYHIVRGTLDTAGVDDRKQGRSLYGTKKPK